One window of Leifsonia sp. AK011 genomic DNA carries:
- the rplB gene encoding 50S ribosomal protein L2: MAIRKYKPTTPGRRGSSVADFAEITRSTPEKSLLRPLPKTGGRNNAGRITSRHIGGGHKRQYRVIDFKRNDKDGVDARVAHIEYDPNRTARIALLHYVDGTKRYIIAPNKLNQGDIVESGPAADIKPGNNLPLKNIPVGTVIHMIELRPGGGAKMARSAGASVRLVAKDGPYAQLRLPSGEIRNVDLRCRATIGEVGNAEQSNINWGKAGRMRWKGVRPTVRGVAMNPVDHPHGGGEGKTSGGRHPVTPWGQKEGRTRKRNLPSDQLIVRRRNVGKKRK; encoded by the coding sequence ATGGCTATTCGTAAGTACAAGCCCACGACTCCCGGTCGTCGCGGTTCCTCGGTTGCAGACTTCGCCGAGATCACGCGTTCGACCCCGGAGAAGTCGCTGCTGCGTCCGCTGCCCAAGACGGGTGGCCGCAACAACGCCGGTCGCATCACGTCGCGTCACATCGGTGGTGGCCACAAGCGCCAGTACCGTGTGATCGACTTCAAGCGCAACGACAAGGACGGCGTGGATGCCCGCGTCGCCCACATCGAGTACGACCCGAACCGCACGGCGCGCATTGCGCTCCTGCACTACGTGGACGGCACCAAGCGCTACATCATTGCTCCCAACAAGCTGAACCAGGGCGACATCGTCGAGTCCGGTCCTGCCGCGGACATCAAGCCGGGTAACAACCTGCCCCTGAAGAACATCCCCGTCGGTACCGTCATCCACATGATCGAGCTCCGTCCCGGCGGCGGCGCGAAGATGGCCCGCTCCGCGGGTGCATCCGTTCGCCTCGTCGCGAAGGACGGCCCCTACGCTCAGCTGCGTCTGCCCTCGGGCGAGATCCGCAACGTGGATCTCCGCTGCCGCGCGACCATCGGCGAGGTCGGCAACGCCGAGCAGTCGAACATCAACTGGGGCAAGGCCGGCCGCATGCGCTGGAAGGGCGTCCGCCCGACCGTTCGTGGTGTCGCCATGAACCCCGTTGACCACCCGCACGGTGGTGGTGAGGGCAAGACGTCCGGTGGACGTCACCCCGTCACCCCCTGGGGCCAGAAGGAAGGCCGTACGCGTAAGCGCAACCTTCCCAGTGACCAGCTCATCGTTCGCCGCCGCAACGTCGGCAAGAAGCGCAAGTAG
- the rpmD gene encoding 50S ribosomal protein L30, producing the protein MAARLKVTQIKSKISEKQNQRDTLRSLGLHRIGDVVVREDNKQNRGYVRTVAHLVKVEEID; encoded by the coding sequence ATGGCCGCGCGCCTGAAGGTGACCCAGATCAAGTCCAAGATCAGTGAAAAGCAGAACCAGCGCGACACGCTGCGCAGCCTGGGCCTGCACCGCATCGGAGATGTTGTCGTCCGCGAGGACAACAAGCAGAACCGCGGCTACGTGCGCACGGTTGCTCACCTCGTGAAGGTTGAGGAGATTGACTAA
- the rplE gene encoding 50S ribosomal protein L5 — MAKTTTAAKAGAEGTYQPRLKQKYRNEIAAQLKKDFGFTNVHQVPGIVKVVVNTGVGEAARDSKIIDGAVKDLTAITGQKPQVTAARKSIAQFKLREGQPIGAHVTLRGDRAWEFIDRLVSLALPRIRDFRGLSDRQFDGNGNYTFGLTEQSMFHEIDQDKIDRVRGFDITVVTTAKNDDEGRALLKALGFPFRSSDAATN; from the coding sequence ATGGCGAAGACCACTACTGCCGCGAAGGCTGGCGCCGAGGGCACCTACCAGCCGCGCCTCAAGCAGAAGTACCGCAACGAGATCGCTGCGCAGCTGAAGAAGGACTTCGGCTTCACGAACGTGCACCAGGTGCCCGGCATCGTGAAGGTCGTCGTCAACACCGGTGTCGGCGAGGCCGCCCGCGACTCGAAGATCATCGACGGCGCGGTCAAGGACCTCACCGCCATCACCGGTCAGAAGCCGCAGGTCACCGCCGCTCGCAAGTCCATCGCGCAGTTCAAGCTGCGTGAGGGCCAGCCGATCGGCGCCCACGTCACCCTCCGTGGTGACCGTGCCTGGGAGTTCATCGACCGCCTGGTGAGCCTTGCGCTTCCCCGTATCCGCGACTTCCGTGGTCTCTCGGACCGCCAGTTCGACGGCAACGGCAACTACACCTTCGGTCTCACGGAGCAGTCGATGTTCCACGAGATCGACCAGGACAAGATCGACCGCGTTCGTGGTTTCGACATCACTGTCGTGACCACCGCGAAGAACGACGACGAGGGTCGCGCGCTGCTCAAGGCGCTCGGGTTCCCGTTCCGTTCCTCGGACGCAGCTACCAACTGA
- the secY gene encoding preprotein translocase subunit SecY, with protein MFRAVARIFRTPDLRRKIGFTLGIVALFRLGSFIPAPFVDFGNVQACLAGNAGTDGLYDLINLFSGGALLQLSIFALGIMPYITASIIVQLLRVVIPHFETLYKEGQAGQSKLTQYTRYLTIALGILQSTTLITVARSGALFPNDAVAACNQLISDESVPAMLLMVVTMTAGTGLIMWFGELITERGIGNGMSLLIFTSIAATFPSALWNIQLARGWEVFILVLVVGVFIMTAVVFVEQSQRRIPVQYAKRMVGRRTYGGNNTYIPIKVNMAGVVPVIFASSLLYLPALIAQFNQSPDGNNPGWVTWITTYFSTGDNPLYMLVYFLLIVGFTYFYVAITFNPEDVADNMKKYGGFIPGIRAGRPTAEYLDYVLTRVTLPGSLYLGIIALIPLIAFSLVQANQNFPFGGASILIIVGVGLETVKQIDSQLQQRHYEGLLR; from the coding sequence GTGTTTAGAGCTGTCGCGCGGATCTTCCGCACGCCTGACCTTCGCAGGAAGATCGGGTTCACGCTCGGCATTGTTGCGCTGTTCCGCCTGGGATCGTTCATCCCGGCACCCTTTGTGGATTTTGGCAACGTCCAGGCCTGTCTCGCAGGCAACGCCGGCACCGATGGTCTCTACGACCTCATCAACCTCTTCAGTGGCGGTGCGCTACTGCAGCTGTCGATCTTCGCGCTGGGCATCATGCCCTACATCACCGCATCGATCATCGTCCAGCTGCTGCGCGTGGTCATCCCTCACTTCGAGACCCTCTACAAGGAGGGCCAGGCTGGCCAGTCCAAGCTCACGCAGTACACGCGCTACCTGACGATTGCGCTGGGCATCCTCCAGTCGACGACCCTCATCACGGTCGCCCGCAGCGGCGCGCTGTTCCCCAACGACGCGGTGGCAGCCTGTAACCAGCTGATCTCCGACGAGTCGGTTCCCGCCATGCTCCTCATGGTCGTGACCATGACCGCCGGTACCGGACTCATCATGTGGTTCGGTGAGCTCATCACCGAGCGCGGCATCGGCAACGGAATGTCGCTCCTCATCTTCACCTCGATCGCGGCGACGTTCCCGTCGGCGCTCTGGAACATCCAGCTCGCCCGTGGATGGGAGGTCTTCATCCTCGTTCTCGTGGTCGGAGTCTTCATCATGACCGCGGTCGTGTTCGTCGAACAGTCGCAGCGGCGCATCCCCGTGCAGTACGCGAAGCGGATGGTGGGCCGACGGACGTACGGCGGCAACAACACCTACATCCCGATTAAGGTCAACATGGCTGGCGTTGTGCCCGTCATCTTCGCCTCGTCGCTCCTGTACCTGCCTGCGCTTATCGCACAGTTCAACCAGTCGCCTGACGGCAACAACCCCGGGTGGGTCACCTGGATCACGACGTATTTCTCCACGGGTGACAACCCGCTGTACATGCTCGTGTACTTCCTGCTGATCGTCGGGTTCACGTACTTCTATGTTGCGATCACCTTCAACCCTGAAGATGTCGCCGACAACATGAAGAAGTACGGCGGGTTCATCCCCGGCATCCGCGCTGGTCGTCCGACGGCGGAGTACCTTGACTACGTGCTCACGCGTGTGACGCTCCCGGGTTCTCTCTACCTCGGTATCATCGCGCTCATCCCGCTGATCGCGTTCTCGCTCGTTCAGGCGAACCAGAACTTCCCGTTCGGCGGTGCGAGCATCCTGATCATCGTTGGTGTTGGTCTCGAGACGGTCAAGCAGATCGACTCGCAGCTCCAGCAGCGGCACTATGAGGGTCTGCTGCGGTGA
- the rplV gene encoding 50S ribosomal protein L22: MVEAIARVKHIRVTPMKARRVVNLIRGKQAEEALAILKFAPQSASEPVYKLVAAAMANARVKADATNSFLDEQDLFVSAAFVDEGTTLKRFRPRAQGRAAQILKRTSHITVVLATPDHIAPAATSAKAKAGKN, from the coding sequence ATGGTCGAAGCAATCGCCCGCGTGAAGCACATCCGCGTCACGCCCATGAAGGCGCGTCGAGTCGTCAACCTCATCCGTGGAAAGCAGGCGGAAGAGGCGCTCGCGATCCTCAAGTTCGCACCCCAGAGCGCAAGCGAGCCTGTCTACAAGCTCGTCGCCGCGGCCATGGCCAACGCACGCGTGAAGGCGGATGCCACGAACAGCTTCCTCGACGAGCAGGACCTGTTCGTCTCGGCAGCCTTCGTTGACGAGGGAACGACCCTGAAGCGGTTCCGTCCGCGTGCTCAGGGCCGCGCCGCCCAGATCCTCAAGCGCACGAGCCACATCACCGTGGTCCTCGCGACGCCCGACCACATTGCCCCGGCCGCTACCAGCGCCAAGGCCAAGGCAGGGAAGAACTAA
- the rpsS gene encoding 30S ribosomal protein S19 — MPRSLKKGPFVDDHLLQKVVKANEAGSKNVIKTWSRRSMIIPAMLGHTIAVHDGRKHIPVFVTETMVGHKLGEFSPTRTFRGHEKDDKKGRRR, encoded by the coding sequence ATGCCACGCAGTCTGAAGAAGGGCCCCTTCGTCGACGACCACCTGCTGCAGAAGGTCGTCAAGGCGAATGAGGCCGGTAGCAAGAACGTGATCAAGACCTGGTCGCGCCGTTCGATGATCATCCCGGCGATGCTGGGTCACACCATCGCGGTGCACGACGGTCGCAAGCACATCCCCGTGTTCGTCACCGAGACGATGGTCGGGCACAAGCTCGGCGAGTTCTCGCCGACCCGCACCTTCCGCGGCCACGAGAAGGATGACAAGAAGGGACGCCGCCGCTAA
- the rpsH gene encoding 30S ribosomal protein S8, whose protein sequence is MTMTDPVADLLTRLRNANSAYHDQVSLPSSKLKSHIAEILKTEGYISAWKVEDARVGQTLTIDLKYGPNRERSIVGIKRVSKPGLRVYAKSTEIPKVLGGLGVAILSTSSGLLTDKEATQKGVGGEVLAYVW, encoded by the coding sequence ATGACGATGACAGATCCGGTCGCAGACCTGCTGACCAGACTGCGTAACGCCAACTCGGCGTACCACGACCAGGTGTCGCTGCCCAGCAGCAAGCTGAAGTCGCACATCGCGGAGATCCTCAAGACCGAGGGTTACATCTCCGCGTGGAAGGTCGAGGACGCCCGCGTGGGCCAGACCCTCACGATCGACCTCAAGTACGGCCCCAACCGCGAGCGCTCCATTGTGGGCATCAAGCGCGTGTCCAAGCCGGGTCTCCGCGTGTACGCGAAGTCCACGGAGATCCCCAAGGTCCTCGGCGGCCTCGGCGTTGCGATCCTGTCCACCTCCTCCGGGCTCCTCACGGACAAAGAGGCGACTCAGAAGGGCGTGGGTGGGGAAGTCCTCGCCTACGTGTGGTAA
- the rplW gene encoding 50S ribosomal protein L23: MTLTYKDPRDIILAPVVSEKSYSLIDNGKYTFVVDPRANKTEIKLAIEKIFDVKVESVNTLNRVGKVGRTRFGSGKRKDTKRAIVTLKSGSIDIFTAVG, encoded by the coding sequence ATGACGCTCACATACAAGGACCCGCGCGACATCATCCTCGCGCCCGTCGTTTCCGAGAAGAGCTACAGCCTGATCGACAACGGCAAGTACACGTTCGTGGTGGACCCCCGCGCCAACAAGACGGAGATCAAGCTCGCCATCGAGAAGATCTTCGACGTCAAGGTCGAGTCCGTGAACACCCTCAACCGCGTCGGCAAGGTGGGTCGTACCCGCTTCGGCTCGGGTAAGCGCAAGGACACCAAGCGCGCCATCGTCACGCTCAAGAGTGGCTCCATCGACATCTTCACCGCGGTCGGCTAG
- the infA gene encoding translation initiation factor IF-1, which yields MAKKDGVIEIEGSVVEALPNAMFRVELTNGHKVLAHISGKMRQNYIRILPEDRVVVELSPYDLTRGRITYRYK from the coding sequence ATGGCCAAGAAAGACGGCGTCATCGAGATTGAAGGCTCGGTGGTCGAAGCGCTTCCCAACGCGATGTTCCGCGTTGAGTTGACGAACGGCCACAAGGTCCTCGCTCACATCTCGGGCAAAATGCGACAGAACTACATCCGGATCCTTCCTGAGGACCGCGTAGTTGTGGAGCTCAGCCCCTACGATCTGACCCGCGGCCGCATCACCTACCGCTACAAGTAG
- the rplP gene encoding 50S ribosomal protein L16 — protein MLIPRKVKHRKQHHPGRSGQATGGTVVSFGEFGIQALTPAYVTNRQIEAARIAMTRHIKRGGKVWINIYPDRPLTKKPAETRMGSGKGSVEWWVANVKPGRVLFEVAGVDEQLAREAMTRAIHKLPLKARIIKREEGDA, from the coding sequence ATGTTGATCCCACGCAAGGTCAAGCACCGCAAGCAGCACCACCCCGGCCGTAGTGGCCAGGCCACTGGTGGAACCGTGGTCAGCTTCGGCGAGTTCGGCATCCAGGCTCTCACTCCCGCGTACGTGACCAACCGCCAGATCGAGGCGGCACGTATCGCGATGACCCGTCACATCAAGCGTGGTGGAAAGGTGTGGATCAACATCTACCCCGACCGCCCGCTGACCAAGAAGCCCGCTGAAACCCGCATGGGTTCCGGTAAGGGTTCGGTCGAGTGGTGGGTCGCCAACGTCAAGCCGGGTCGCGTCCTCTTCGAGGTCGCCGGTGTCGACGAGCAGCTCGCTCGTGAGGCCATGACCCGTGCAATTCACAAGCTGCCCCTCAAGGCACGCATCATCAAGCGCGAGGAGGGCGACGCGTAA
- the rpsQ gene encoding 30S ribosomal protein S17, producing the protein MANTSTSSVQGSDATDTAETAELARGYRKTRRGYVTSDKMDKTIVVEVEDRVKHPLYGKVIRRTSKVKAHDEAGTAGIGDLVIISETRPLSATKRWRLVEILEKAK; encoded by the coding sequence ATGGCCAACACTTCGACAAGCTCAGTGCAAGGGTCGGATGCAACCGACACGGCTGAGACCGCCGAGCTCGCTCGCGGTTACCGCAAGACGCGCCGCGGCTACGTGACCAGCGACAAGATGGACAAGACCATCGTCGTCGAGGTCGAGGACCGCGTGAAGCACCCCCTGTATGGCAAGGTCATCCGCCGCACCTCCAAGGTTAAGGCGCACGACGAGGCCGGCACCGCCGGCATCGGTGACCTCGTCATCATCAGTGAGACCCGCCCGCTCAGCGCCACGAAGCGCTGGCGCCTGGTGGAGATCCTCGAGAAGGCGAAGTAA
- the rplN gene encoding 50S ribosomal protein L14, with amino-acid sequence MLQQESRVKVADNTGAKELLTIRVLGGSGRRYAGLGDVIVATVKDAIPGGNVKKGDVVKAVIVRVVKQTRRPDGSYIKFDENAAVILKADGDPRGTRIFGPVGRELRDKKFMKIISLAPEVL; translated from the coding sequence ATGCTGCAGCAGGAATCACGAGTCAAGGTTGCCGACAACACCGGCGCCAAGGAGCTCCTGACGATCCGCGTCCTCGGTGGCTCCGGCCGTCGTTACGCCGGCCTCGGTGACGTCATCGTCGCCACCGTCAAGGACGCCATCCCCGGCGGAAACGTCAAGAAGGGTGACGTCGTCAAGGCCGTCATCGTTCGTGTCGTCAAGCAGACCCGTCGTCCCGACGGTTCGTACATCAAGTTCGACGAGAACGCTGCCGTCATCCTGAAGGCCGACGGGGACCCCCGTGGTACCCGTATCTTCGGGCCGGTCGGCCGCGAGCTTCGTGACAAGAAGTTCATGAAGATCATCTCGCTCGCTCCGGAGGTGCTGTAA
- a CDS encoding adenylate kinase: protein MTLREPQGKGSRFLLIGPPGAGKGTQAARLAEFYGVPAISTGDIFRSNVSNQTELGMQAKAYMDAGDNVPDSLTNDLVRDRLSDMDAAGGFLLDGYPRTVDQVRELDAILLSHGHSLDAVIELVADPEVVIERLRLRGAEQGRSDDTDSVVRHRLEVYREQTEPLVQIYGSRGVLAKVDGIGTIDEVTDRITSALSERGLAAPESA, encoded by the coding sequence GTGACCCTTCGAGAGCCTCAGGGCAAGGGCTCCCGGTTCCTTCTGATTGGCCCACCCGGCGCGGGCAAGGGCACTCAGGCAGCTCGCCTTGCGGAGTTCTACGGCGTTCCGGCGATCTCGACCGGCGACATCTTCCGCAGCAACGTCTCCAACCAGACGGAGCTGGGCATGCAGGCCAAGGCCTACATGGATGCCGGTGACAACGTTCCGGATTCGCTCACGAACGACCTCGTGCGAGACAGGCTGTCGGACATGGATGCCGCGGGCGGGTTCCTGCTCGACGGTTACCCGCGCACGGTCGACCAGGTCCGCGAGCTCGATGCGATCCTGCTCAGTCACGGTCATTCTCTCGATGCGGTGATCGAACTCGTCGCGGACCCTGAGGTCGTCATCGAGCGCCTGCGCCTCCGTGGGGCCGAGCAGGGGCGATCGGATGACACGGACAGTGTCGTGCGCCACCGCCTCGAGGTCTACCGCGAGCAGACCGAGCCGCTCGTCCAGATCTACGGATCGCGGGGTGTGCTCGCGAAGGTCGACGGCATCGGCACGATCGATGAGGTTACGGACCGCATTACCTCGGCTCTGAGCGAACGCGGCCTCGCCGCGCCAGAATCCGCTTGA
- the rpsC gene encoding 30S ribosomal protein S3 — MGQKVNPYGFRLGITTDHVSRWFSDSTKPGQRYSDYVAEDVKIRNLLKTSLDRAGVARIEIERTRDRVRVDIHTARPGIVIGRRGAEAERIRTDLEKLTGKQIQLNILEVKNPEAEAQLVAQGIAEQLSARVAFRRAMRKGLQGAQRAGAKGVRIQVSGRLGGAEMSRSEFYREGRVPLHTLRANIDYGFYEARTTFGRIGVKVWIYKGDITNKELAREQASQKSSRPERRDDRGGDRRDSRPPRNSAPKAEAPVATGVEA, encoded by the coding sequence ATGGGACAGAAGGTAAACCCGTACGGTTTCCGTCTGGGAATCACCACCGACCACGTGTCGCGTTGGTTCTCCGACAGCACGAAGCCGGGACAGCGTTACAGCGACTACGTCGCCGAGGACGTCAAGATCCGCAACCTGCTCAAGACGTCGCTCGACCGTGCGGGCGTTGCCCGCATCGAGATCGAGCGCACTCGTGACCGCGTTCGCGTCGACATCCACACCGCCCGCCCGGGCATCGTGATCGGTCGCCGTGGCGCGGAGGCCGAGCGTATTCGCACGGACCTCGAGAAGCTCACGGGCAAGCAGATCCAGCTCAACATCCTCGAGGTCAAGAACCCCGAGGCTGAGGCTCAGCTCGTCGCGCAGGGTATTGCAGAGCAGCTCTCCGCTCGTGTGGCGTTCCGCCGCGCGATGCGCAAGGGCCTGCAGGGTGCCCAGCGTGCCGGCGCCAAGGGTGTTCGCATCCAGGTCTCCGGTCGCCTCGGCGGCGCGGAGATGAGCCGTTCCGAGTTCTACCGTGAGGGCCGCGTCCCGCTGCACACGCTCCGCGCCAACATCGACTACGGCTTCTACGAGGCCCGTACGACGTTCGGTCGTATCGGCGTGAAGGTGTGGATCTACAAGGGCGACATCACGAACAAGGAGCTGGCGCGCGAGCAGGCCAGCCAGAAGTCATCCCGTCCGGAGCGTCGTGACGACCGTGGCGGCGACCGCCGCGACAGCCGTCCCCCGCGCAATTCCGCCCCCAAGGCGGAGGCACCGGTCGCAACAGGAGTTGAGGCGTAA
- the rpsE gene encoding 30S ribosomal protein S5: MTAEVTEAPAAVADAPATDTTSEPREARRGSRERNPNRDRGQGRDAEKSQFLERVVTINRVSKVVKGGRRFSFTALVVVGDGNGMVGVGYGKAREVPLAISKGVEEAKKNFFRVPRVGATIPHPVQGEAAAGVVLLRPASAGTGVIAGGPVRAVLECAGIHDVLSKSLGSSNTINIVHATVAALKQLEEPRAVAARRGLEVEHVVPARLLRAEAEASAAAKAGV, encoded by the coding sequence GTGACCGCAGAGGTTACTGAGGCACCCGCCGCTGTGGCGGATGCACCCGCAACCGACACGACGAGCGAGCCCCGCGAGGCCCGCCGTGGCAGCCGCGAGCGCAACCCCAACCGCGACCGCGGCCAGGGCCGTGACGCCGAGAAGAGCCAGTTCCTCGAGCGCGTCGTGACCATCAACCGCGTGTCCAAGGTCGTCAAGGGTGGTCGTCGCTTCAGCTTCACCGCCCTCGTGGTCGTCGGAGACGGCAACGGAATGGTCGGCGTCGGCTACGGCAAGGCGCGCGAAGTTCCGCTCGCGATCTCCAAGGGCGTCGAGGAGGCGAAGAAGAACTTCTTCCGCGTCCCCCGCGTCGGAGCGACGATCCCGCACCCCGTCCAGGGTGAGGCCGCGGCTGGCGTTGTGCTGCTGCGTCCCGCATCCGCCGGTACCGGTGTTATCGCCGGTGGTCCGGTCCGCGCCGTGCTCGAGTGCGCCGGCATCCACGACGTCCTGAGCAAGTCGCTCGGTTCGTCGAACACGATCAACATCGTGCACGCCACCGTTGCTGCCCTCAAGCAGCTCGAGGAGCCCCGCGCGGTCGCCGCGCGTCGTGGCCTCGAGGTGGAGCACGTCGTACCGGCACGCCTCCTGCGTGCCGAGGCCGAAGCTTCGGCCGCAGCGAAGGCAGGTGTCTGA
- the rpmJ gene encoding 50S ribosomal protein L36, translating to MKVNPSVKPICDHCRVIRRNGRVMVICKSNPRHKQRQG from the coding sequence ATGAAGGTAAACCCCAGCGTCAAGCCGATCTGTGACCACTGCCGCGTCATCCGCCGCAACGGCCGCGTCATGGTGATCTGCAAGTCGAACCCGCGTCACAAGCAACGCCAGGGTTGA
- the rplF gene encoding 50S ribosomal protein L6, with the protein MSRIGRLPIAIPSGVEVKIDGQAVAVKGPKGELSLTVKNPIEVVIEDGQLLVTRPDDERESRSLHGLTRTLIANQIIGVTDGYTKGLEVVGTGYRVAAKGNSVEFALGYSHPITVDPPAGITFTVEGNNKLTVSGIDKQAVGEVAANIRKLRKPEPYKGKGVRYAGEVVRRKAGKSGK; encoded by the coding sequence ATGTCACGTATTGGACGACTTCCCATCGCGATCCCTTCCGGGGTCGAGGTGAAGATCGACGGCCAGGCCGTCGCTGTCAAGGGCCCGAAAGGTGAGCTCTCGCTCACCGTGAAGAACCCCATCGAGGTTGTGATCGAGGATGGCCAGCTGCTGGTCACCCGTCCCGACGACGAGCGCGAGTCGCGTTCGCTCCACGGCCTCACCCGCACGCTCATCGCGAACCAGATCATCGGTGTCACCGATGGCTACACCAAGGGCCTCGAGGTCGTCGGAACCGGTTACCGGGTCGCGGCCAAGGGCAACTCGGTCGAGTTCGCTCTCGGGTACTCCCACCCCATCACGGTCGACCCGCCCGCGGGCATCACGTTCACCGTCGAGGGAAACAACAAGCTGACCGTCAGCGGCATCGACAAGCAGGCCGTTGGCGAGGTCGCGGCGAACATTCGCAAGCTGCGCAAGCCCGAACCCTACAAGGGCAAGGGTGTGCGGTACGCGGGCGAAGTTGTCCGTCGCAAGGCCGGAAAGAGTGGTAAGTAA
- the rplO gene encoding 50S ribosomal protein L15 — translation MADEATPKKAAAEKAPAKAAAPKAAAAKAADKPAAEKKAPAKAAADKKPAAEKAPAAKAPAAKAAAKPAAEKAPAKAAAAKSDDAVAEKAPAKATASKPAAKKAPAADVAARPQVLKAHHLRPATGAKKDKTRVGRGEGSKGKTAGRGTKGTKARYSVRPGFEGGNLNFVMRAPKLRGFKNPFRVEYQVVNLEKLAELYPKGGDVTVSDLVAKGAVRKNEKVKVLGSGDIAVKLNVAVDKVSGSAEQKIVAAGGSVN, via the coding sequence ATGGCTGACGAAGCTACCCCCAAGAAGGCCGCTGCAGAGAAGGCGCCGGCAAAGGCCGCTGCGCCCAAGGCTGCTGCTGCCAAGGCTGCCGACAAGCCGGCCGCCGAGAAGAAGGCTCCGGCCAAGGCTGCCGCCGACAAGAAGCCGGCCGCTGAGAAGGCGCCAGCCGCCAAGGCCCCGGCTGCCAAGGCAGCTGCCAAGCCCGCTGCGGAGAAGGCGCCCGCAAAGGCTGCCGCCGCGAAGTCGGACGACGCAGTCGCAGAGAAGGCTCCGGCCAAGGCGACCGCAAGCAAGCCAGCCGCGAAGAAGGCACCCGCTGCCGACGTCGCGGCACGCCCTCAGGTGCTCAAGGCCCACCACCTTCGTCCCGCCACCGGCGCGAAGAAGGACAAGACCCGCGTCGGACGCGGTGAGGGCTCGAAGGGTAAGACCGCGGGTCGCGGAACCAAGGGAACCAAGGCTCGTTACTCGGTGCGTCCGGGCTTCGAGGGCGGCAACCTGAACTTCGTGATGCGTGCGCCGAAGCTGCGCGGGTTCAAGAACCCGTTCCGCGTCGAGTACCAGGTCGTGAACCTCGAGAAGCTCGCCGAGCTGTACCCGAAGGGTGGGGATGTCACGGTCAGTGATCTCGTCGCCAAGGGTGCCGTTCGCAAGAACGAGAAGGTCAAGGTTCTCGGCTCGGGTGATATTGCGGTTAAGCTGAACGTTGCAGTCGACAAGGTCTCCGGCTCTGCTGAGCAGAAGATCGTCGCGGCTGGTGGTTCGGTTAACTAA
- the rplR gene encoding 50S ribosomal protein L18 — MGLGTRGKSKSAAKGRRHARLRKKIVGTELRPRLVVTRSARHVFVQVVDDAKGHTLASASTLESDLRTFDGDKTAKAKKVGELVAERAKKAGIESVVFDRGGNRYAGRVAAIADGAREGGLSL, encoded by the coding sequence ATGGGTCTCGGAACCAGAGGTAAGAGCAAGTCGGCGGCCAAGGGTCGTCGCCACGCACGGCTCCGCAAGAAGATCGTCGGCACCGAGCTGCGTCCACGTCTCGTGGTCACCCGCTCAGCGCGCCACGTCTTCGTCCAGGTGGTCGACGACGCGAAGGGTCACACCCTCGCCTCGGCATCCACGCTCGAGTCCGACCTGCGCACGTTCGACGGTGACAAGACCGCGAAGGCGAAGAAGGTCGGCGAGCTCGTTGCCGAGCGCGCGAAGAAGGCGGGCATCGAGTCCGTCGTCTTCGACCGCGGCGGCAACCGTTACGCGGGACGAGTCGCGGCAATCGCCGACGGCGCCCGGGAAGGTGGTCTGAGCCTGTGA
- the rpmC gene encoding 50S ribosomal protein L29: protein MAIGSKELAPVELDTFEDDRLVEELKKSKEELFNLRFQSATGQLESHGRIRAVKRDIARIYTVIRERELGIRATPAVVEAPAKATKKTTKKTEASAEVTEETKEA, encoded by the coding sequence ATGGCGATCGGATCCAAGGAGCTCGCTCCCGTTGAGCTCGACACCTTCGAAGACGACCGTCTCGTCGAGGAGCTGAAGAAGAGCAAGGAAGAGCTGTTCAACCTGCGCTTCCAGTCCGCAACGGGCCAGCTCGAAAGCCACGGCCGCATTCGTGCGGTCAAGCGCGACATCGCGCGTATCTACACGGTCATCCGTGAGCGCGAGCTCGGCATCCGGGCAACACCCGCGGTTGTCGAAGCCCCCGCGAAGGCGACCAAGAAGACCACCAAGAAGACCGAGGCTTCGGCTGAGGTCACCGAAGAGACGAAGGAGGCGTAG